The following is a genomic window from Tursiops truncatus isolate mTurTru1 chromosome 7, mTurTru1.mat.Y, whole genome shotgun sequence.
CCCGGGTCCGGTCCCGCCAGCGCTAGGAGCTGGAGGGCGGAGACCAGCAGTGAGGTTTGGGCGCGGAGCCCGGGAAGGTGGAGAAAGGCTCCCTGTGATGGGTCGGGACTGCGGGCCAGAAGATTAGAACtcaggggaaagagaaaaggcgaaggagagggagggactgGACTTGGAGCGCGCCGGGGTAATCCCAGGGGGCCGACTCGGGCCCGCACAGAGCAAACATGGCGGGCTTACCCCGCTCCCACTCCTGCCCTCCTTTTTGTGGCCCAGGAGGCTCAAATACCCTAGAGATGAAATCGTCGCTCACGGAACAATGGCGACTTCTGGCCCTGGAACCCGACCGAGTCCGGGCTGCTCCGAGCGGTGGCCGCACTTCCGTAGGCTTCTCCAGCCCGGAGCCGCagcaagcccccccccccccgccccggggcagcccccgccccgccccatccCTCTGCGGCCCTGGCCTTGGCTTCTTAAAGTCGCAGGCTGTCTCAGTGCCCGAGAGAAGCACCGCCCAAGTGGGGAATGGGTGTTTCTCGGGGGCGCTCTCTCTCTGCGGTGGAGATCAAAGAAACGCCTAGGAGTTCACGGGGCGGGCTCCGAGGATCCTCAGATCCTCCTCTTCCCAAAGCTTCCCAAAAAGCAGGTTGGTGTCCGCCGGCACTGGGCGGCACTCTGTCTAGGGGTGATGACCGCCTCACACCAACTCCTCAGCCAGCTAcccccacaccccacctcccGCCCCCTGGACTAGACCTGCAGATTCCAGGGCCCTACTTGGCTGTACTTTGGAGGGGGTTTGCGAGAATACGGGAAAGGGGccgaaggaaggaggaggggagaactggaaagaaaagaaatagaagaggtgttgggaggaggaaggggggtgGTCGGAATCCTGCTCAGGCACTTTCTTGCTTAGTTGCCGCATTTAGGGTCGGGGTCCTGGGCCTCTCAGGCATCCCAGCTGGGGCCAGCCGGCACGCGGGAAAAGGGATTCTCTTTTCCCGCAGGAGAACAGTGAAAATTTGCCTTGGGTGGCCAATTTTCTCATTTGCccctattaaaagaaaaagcccaaGAAATTCAATTAAAGCCACCCTGGCCAAGGCGCTATTTGAGGCATGAATGTCTCCCCTAAAGCTGCAGCAATCATGTGGCATTAGACACTTCCGGAATCCTATAGCCAACCTGAAAAATCCCAGACCCCCTTTTTCCCTAATTTTTGCTCTGATCTGTAATTTTATCCACATTTGCACTAGTTTGAGCATTCTGGCTCTCCCATCTGAAAGCCTGCAATTACTATATAATTCTTCGCAATTTCAGATGTCCTAATATGGACTGTAATTTTTGCGCAAGACAATTTCCTGCTATTTCAAGCATCAACATTGTCAAAGTTGTATGTACATAATAAATGGGAATATCAATGCATAGTTTTTAGCATAACATCTTGACTCCTCGATAATTATATCCGTTCGGAGCCTACGCAGAATTAGCCTGAATTGCATGGTAACTGctgctgctttaaaatttttaaaaattactcataaTTTTCCCAAAGATTACCAAGATCTCGAGTGCACAATGTCATCAGCGTAATGAAGAGTAAACATTTATGCTAATAATctgcaatttttttcatcagctaTAAAGACAGAGGCTATATAGCCGAAATTTTCAGTCCTATTCTGCAAGCGCAGCGCTGCAAAAAGCCTGCGGCGCTCGGAGGCGTCTGGTCCTGGAGACCTCTTTCCACTCTTTACCTCAGGATaggaggatggggctgggggatactttttggttttctggttttgttttgctctggTTTGGTCGCTTTtgtatttcctatttttccttttttttttctttttttccttttttttttttcttttttgccttttctttcctgtcaTTCTCCCAGCCAAAAGCCGCCTTCGATCCTTTTGATTTGATGTAGCAAAGATTGTGTCCAGATTATCTGAAATTGACACTGAAGAAGGTAAGGGTGGAAACCGGTTTCATTTTTCAGAGGGTTGGAAGGCTGCGCTGCGCCCGCCGCAGCGGCTCCCGCTCCGGGAATaggagggtggggggagtgaTTATGTATGCACCAGCTAATTCTTCCATCAAAACTTCTTGTCAGCGATGtcaggattattttttttcctttttataaaaacacTTGATGTTTCAGGAAGTGTTAATCCCTGAAGGttgggggatgagggagggggTATGAGAGGAGTGGGTGGGGGGGTGACAGTTTCTTGAACCTGGGGAAGGCACCCTTTAGAGCCGTTTGCCAGTCTACACTGAATTGgggtttgttgtagagctgggaCGGAAGGAGGGTTTCTTTGAGTCGTGGGAGAGAGAGACCCTTACCCTCTCTATTGCATTTAATAGAGGTTTCTATGGCCATGAGGGATGAGAAGCAGAAAAGTCCGCTTTAGCCTTTGATTTCGGGGTGTTTATCCCAGGTGGTGGGATGACAAAAGCTAGAGATTTTTGAAATCGgttttttaaagatacagaatGAAAGACATgagtagcaggataaaaatatatagctagGGGCCTGGATTGCTTCTTTCCTCCCACTTTTTCTTGGGATCGAGCTTCACAGGTTTTGTATCCAGCACCCAGACCTACCTTTCTTCTGGTGACACAAATTGACAATTTCTTCAAGGGGAGAGATTTAGTTAATTTCTACATCAAATGACTCTAAGAGTAAATTCATACTTCTGTGCATATAGATGCGGGGGATTCTAAAACTTTTTGTGGCTCTTTAAACTAGTGCAGAATAGGCAAGTCTGGAGAGCCATCTGACCTAGCCCAGTGCAGatctcaaaaagaaagaaataaaaataaaacataacaatCAACGAAGGAACGTTGTGAATTATAAACCTGTTTCCaatgttgtattttaaaatattgcctaGATTTAGGAGCTTGATTTTTCCATAATTAGACCACTATTAGCAGGGCCACTCAGTCCCCAGCTTATGAAACCCAAGACcagtgaggagggggctggggattGTTGCTTctgtccctccacccccacccttaCCCCTTTTAGAGCGAGTGTGTGAGAGAAGATATTAAAGAGGTATCTGTTGTTTGGCAATTTTGCTAAGTCTGTCTTCATTACTTCGACGCAGTGCATTTGCTAATTTGGAGGCCCGGCCATTGACAAGCTTGCTTCATACACCTGCAAGCAATTTGCCGGCTCCGGTACCGGAGAATTGCAGAGATGGCAGCTCGCacctatttgatttttttttttcttttctcaatgcACAGCAAATTTGGCTTTCAGTGCGTTATCTCTTTTGTTAATGCAAAAAGATTCCCTGGGCGAAAAAATTGCTCATAATTACcagagagatggggaaactgcATTAGAATAAATAAACCTGAAATTACTGTAATTATGTTGTGTTTGATGGGCCCGGCTTGTAATCAAGAAGAGAATACAGTGAAATGATGCTGACCCTCTTGGGTTTGCAGCTGTACGCgcactttggggtctttttttgcAGAAAAGAGTCATTTTGATAATCATTAAGCTGTGTGTAACCTATTTCAGAAGTGTTTTAAAATGAGGTTCACATTTTttgaacaaggggaaaaaaatcccaaaattgCATTTTGCCATTACAGACTCATACATAAGGAAAGGTTGTGTTTTCTAAGTGACAATTGTTAAGACATAATATTCAAAATCAGTATTTAATCATTATAATGAGGTATTGTTTAAATATAACCACCTTTAGATTATTCATAGTTTAATTAATATACTCATTATGAAAATCTTTGAATCAGATATTTGATGAACTACTTGTCAGTAACAAGGCAGCATTAATTAGACCTATATtgagattaacattttttaaaagtacaaccGCTTATAATTATAATAGAGCCTAACTAAAGACCGCCTTCGTTGAGCTAAAACTAATAATTTCTCTATTTGAACTGTTAGCATGAGATTATTAAATTAGTATAAGCTAGTATCTCAACGTATTAAAATCCACTTGACCAAACAGATTTTGCCTGTGGCTTCAGGCGTTGGGCCCTGTCTGCCGTCTGGGGTACCAGAGTTGGATGCTTGAAAGAAATCTGCCCAAACCTTCCCGCTACCAAAGTCACATTTGGCAGGGGAAACCAAATCCAGGAAGGTCCCTGTCCCCGCGCCGGAGCCCAGCCCGGGAGAACAGTTCCCTCTTTTTAGCTTCGCCCGCATGCATCCTGGTCTCCAAGGTCCGATCACCCCCCCTTAGCCCTCCAGGTTCTGGGGGCTTGTGGGAGAGGAAGAGCCCCACTCTCAGGCCCAGAAGGAGCCTCGAGGTTCCCCGCTCCATTCCGCACCAcctcccctgctccctccaccattcccccccttcccctccctttcctaaAGGGCGTCGGAGAAGCCTGGCGCATCCGATCTTTCACCAGCaccaattgaaaaatgggtgATTGTCATAACACAGATCACTGCcttcccctctctgctccccaccgCGCGCTGCAAAGGGGCCCCCAAAGGCGGAGCACCAGCCCCCTCGGGAAGCAGTGTCGGAAGGCGAGTTCGAGGGAAGCGGGAATCTTTCAAAGCAGCCCGTCGGGGCCCGCAGCTTTCCTGAGCTCTCTCAGCTTGCTGTGgggcctggggctgaggctggTCTGGGGCGCAGGAGGAGGGTGCCAGACTGATGCTAGCGGCTCAGAGCCCACGTTCTTCTGGAGTGTACTGATCAAAACGGTCCACCGGAGGTGCCCCTTAACCGCCTGGCCTTGGGACTTCTgcgctggagggggtgggggcttGGCTTGACAAGCTCTCAGGTTCCGTCGAGTCAGCGGagcccacctgcccctccctcctcacctccgCTTCTCCTAGTCGCAGAGAAAAGCCCGGGGTCATTAGGCAGGAATGGGCCTCTCGTTATGGATGGGCCCGGATGGGTGGGAGTGGCTGTGGAGGGGCCCGGGTGGCGCCTTGGGACTGTCCCCCGGAGCTCACTGATTGATTGGGGGGTAGCGTGACAGACGTGTCCTTCCGGCCCCTTTCCTGCGTCTGGCCTCGTCTTTTCCGCCTCGAGATCCAGCACCCTGCGGGTAAGCAAAAGCCGGGAGGCCAGATCCCGGCGGATTCAAGGGGCATAGTCGGGTGTCTCCACTTGCAGTCTTCCAGGCCCCCTGCAAGGTGACTGGGCGCGGGGGGCACTTACATCTCACAGGGCGGCTGCTTGTGAGCTCTGCTTTCATCTCATTTCAGACGGCCTTCACAGTCCCTTTGGTtcctgagtcctggctctgccaggcCGCACCTGTTCATGATTCCCCTTCCCAGGAACCCTTGCCACCGCCCTCTAACCCAGGCAGGGATCAGACCCTTTGCGGGGGGTGGGTGCAGGAGTTAAGTCTTGAAGAATGGTCCCAGCAGGGGCTTCGCATACCTCCGCCATTATCCTGCTATGTCTGGAGACGGGAGTCGCTGCCCCTGCCTCATCTGTCCCCAGAGGTGGCAGTCTGCTGCCTGGCCCCAGCACCCCCTCACACAGCACACCAGACAGCAACTCTTTCTCGAAACCATAATTTTACTGTCTCGGAGAAACTttataacttatttacaaagttCTTTCCCCCCCCCAAGATACAAAGCAATAAGTTAACATTCTCAATATAAAACTAAACTTTGACATAGAGAACACAAAACACGGTTGATTTCATTTGATCACATTTTCCAAATTtcacaagaaaaatgtcaagatTCTCATTTCACAAAGCATCGGGTTTTACAGCCacacacaacagaaaaaaagctAAGCTTGTGCAACATGTTTacagaacaataataataacaataataattaataacaataatatgtaCAGCAATTAGATCCTGCACTGGAGACTGTGCATTCAGGGTGGTGACTGGCATTATTCTGTGGTCAAGCCTCTGGggattgttgtaaagctgctttcgTCTTACTTTAAAGCCCACCGGCATTAGGGCACTGGCGCACCCCTGCACGTTTTCTCTCCCCGCCCATCAGTCCTCTCTCTCCACAAGGGAAGAATTAGGATTTTCCTGCTTAACCAGGCAAAGCGATCAAGCGTTCTTCCCGAGATGAGGAAATTGTGTtggcttcatttctttctctctctcttttctttttaaaataatatgggacatgtaaaaaatgcaaatcattCGTTTCCAACCTCTCCATACCAGCGAAGTACAAAAGTtactatataaattaaaaatcaccaGGTCCTCCTTATTCGTTTTTCCGGGTGCGTTTAAAGTAATGGGTACGTTTGGACCCTGCGCTCCTCGCGCCCCACAGAACCGTGAACTGACCGAACATTCAGCCTCAAGCGAAGTCCATTTCTCAATAAATAAAACCCCCTCCCTCCAATTTCCCCCAATCCCCGAACGAGCCACACAGATGGTTAGGCAGGCCCAGGAAAAGGTCCGAAAAGACAAAACGTTCCAGTATCCGGAGCAGGGTGGCCCGGTGGACCAAGCCTCCTCCGACCTGGTGACTTTTTTCAGCGGCCGAAGAACGAGGACAGCGGACGGACGAGAACCTCGACTTCGTCAGCGCACAGATACAGAGCGAAAGGAGACAAGAAACGGACAGGACAGAAAGAGCTTTTGCTTTTTctacattgttttttgttttgttttgttttcctgatagtCCCATACAGCTGAGCGTCGGCGGTCGGGTCCGGCGGGATCTTGCTGCGGCTCCCGCTGTCTcaggccgctgtgcctgcgcttCGAGGCCACTCTGCTGTCACCGCGCGGCCGAGGCCGGGGTTCGGGCAAGGGCGTGGGCGCCAGGGAAGTCGCCGAGCCAGACCGCGCGGCACTCGGAGGAGGCGGCGGGCGTCCTGCCTTTActgttccttcttctttccctctgggCCCTTCTCCTCCGGACCCACGGCACGCGGACGGGGCGGATGGACCGGGAGGCGAGAGGGGCCCGGGCAGAGGGAGACGGGAAGGAGGCGGGCGGATGCGGACGCGCAACCTCACATGAGCTGGGGTTGCTGCATAGCTTCTTGGTGCGCCGAGGGGTACCACGACGTGTAGCTGGGGATGTAGGAGCCCGCGCTGCCGCCCGAGCCCTTCCCGGAAGAGGAGTTGGGGTTCCAGCCGGGTGGCACTGGAGGAGAGCCTGCAGACAGCGCCCGGCCGTTGGCCAGCGCGCTACCCTCCAGAGCTGCCCCGCCCTGCTTCATCAGTTTCTTGAACTTGGAGCGCTTGTTCTGGAACCAGATCTTGACCTGCAAGAACGGACAACAACGTGACTCGGTCTAGGTCCATTGTGCCTACCTTGGTCCTGGGGAGATAAGGGGGCCGTGGGACAGCGAGAGAGGATACCCCGCGGGCCCCTGCCCTGCGCGACCTGGCAGCTCCCTGCTGGAGAAGCATAcacacacccccttcccccaTAAGAACCGAAGGCTGGGAGGCTCCACCGCGGGCCGCCGGTGGCCGGCAGGGGCAGCTCTCTGAGAGCCAGGGAGCGTGGTGGTGAGCGGTGCAGGGATCCAGGCCTTCGCCTGCCTTGGGACTCAGCCCGAGCCCGGCAATCTTTTGGGGAAGACGCGGAGCCTGCATAACATCGAGGCTTCAATTCCAGTATGAACATCAATAAAAGAACCGAGTGGAGAAAAGAAGTGGAGGAAATTTATTTCCAGTGTGACCCGCCTTCTCTTTGCGCCATCATTTCAGCCCTTGAGCAAGTTGCGGGCTGACTGAGGAGGCCACAGGGTtttgttaaacttttcatttGGACTCAAATCCACCTTTCCTTAGCGTCTCCTAACTCTGCTCCAAATCCCGGCCCGGACGTTGGAAACCCGCACCAGTCGTGATCAGAACGCCCAAGGGGACCCCGGAATCTTAGAGAAACCAGGGAAGGAAGGTTCCGTTTCTCCTCCAGGGTCTGGGACTTGGGAGGTGAGAGGGCGGAGGAAAGGATTCCCCCTGCCAGCCCAAACCGGTGAGAaggcggaggaggagggagacagaggctCGGGCCCAGGCCAGGAGTGATTAGCCACACACTTTAAAGGCAAAGAAGGGATTAACCCCCACGTCTATTGTTCCAGTTGTTCGGGCACGTGTGACCTCAGAGTCCCCAAACAAAATGCCTAGGGAAATCCTTCTTGTGCCCTAATCAGATTGTCCAGGAACGGAGGGCAGCGACAGAGCCAGGGCACAGAGAACTGCGGAGGAAGGAGAGATGTTGCGAGAGCCGGggtgggacacacacacacacacacacacacacacacacacacaccacacacacacacacacacacacaccgaccCCTGACGCCCAGAGAGCAAGAAATGAAGCTGCGGGTGCAGGTTGGCCACGGGAAGCCTGCGTGGCGCCACAGTGGGGCAGCGCCGAGGTACCTGCGTCTGCGTGAGTCCCAAGGAGGCCGCGAGCTCCGCCCTCTCGGGCAGAGCTAGGTACTGAGTTTGCTGGAACCTGCGGTTCAAAGCCTGCAACTGCAAACTGGAATAAATCGTCCTGGGTTTGCGGATCTTTTTCCCCTTGCCATTGAAGCGCACTTCACCGCCTTCCACCACCGTGCTCTTCTCGGAGTCAGCCCCTGGAGGGACAGCAGAAGTGGGGGCCGTAGTTAAGGCGAGGGACTGCCTTTAGTGCGGGGAGCCCAGAGCAAGTGACCGCAGaggggtggcagaggcaggaccagGAATGAGAACGCTCAAGAAACTCAGAAAGCCAGGGAAGGGTCCCGCCAAGTCCAAAGGGCCCGACCCCGGCCGCTGCAAGCTGTCTGGGGCAGTTCCCAGGCGCGCAGCTCCTGCCTTTGCAGGGAAAGTTTGCTATTTTTACAGGCGGTAGTTGAGGTTTAATTACCCTTAATTGCATACATTGTTTACAGCGCTACACAACAAATAATTACCGAGACTAATAAGTGCACATGTGGGTTTCTGTTTTCCACCAAGGCATTGTGTGCTCGGCTCACGGAGCCACCCAGAGGCCCAGCCAGTGCCAGGGGACGCTCTCGGATTTATCCTTTGCTGGATAGTTGCAAGTTgcgtggatatatattttttaaatttttttgctatGACAGGGATTCATTTACTGATACCCAAAACCTTTCACTGCTCCggcgccctccccacccccatcccatgtctctctcctccactcctctccctcctttctctctctctcctcctcctcctctctcttccccccctccctcccttcgcacctcttcctctccctggcAGGCGCACGTACCTGGGTCCTCCAGGCGGCTCTGGGCGAGGCTGGCGCTGCCCGGGTAGGACTGCACCGAACTGATGTAGGGGCTGGACGCGTGGCTGCTGACCGAGTTGACGTAAGGGTAGCCCAGCGGTCGGGAGAAGGACGAGGCCGAGCTGTAGGCGCCGTCGGGCTGCGAATGGCCCGCCGAGTGTAAACAGTGCATGGAGTAGTGCCCGTGGG
Proteins encoded in this region:
- the DLX1 gene encoding homeobox protein DLX-1 isoform X2, whose product is MTMTTMPESLNSPVSGKAVFMEFGPPNQQMSPSPMSHGHYSMHCLHSAGHSQPDGAYSSASSFSRPLGYPYVNSVSSHASSPYISSVQSYPGSASLAQSRLEDPGQDLVPEQALQVQETDEAGRGSSGG
- the DLX1 gene encoding homeobox protein DLX-1 isoform X1, producing MTMTTMPESLNSPVSGKAVFMEFGPPNQQMSPSPMSHGHYSMHCLHSAGHSQPDGAYSSASSFSRPLGYPYVNSVSSHASSPYISSVQSYPGSASLAQSRLEDPGADSEKSTVVEGGEVRFNGKGKKIRKPRTIYSSLQLQALNRRFQQTQYLALPERAELAASLGLTQTQVKIWFQNKRSKFKKLMKQGGAALEGSALANGRALSAGSPPVPPGWNPNSSSGKGSGGSAGSYIPSYTSWYPSAHQEAMQQPQLM